AATTACTTCTTCTCCGTTTTCAAAATCAGGTTCAGAAACAATCTCAAGAAGCGGTATGCCGCATCGGTTATAGTCAACCAGCGTGCAGTCGTCAAACGGATCATGTATGAGTTTTCCGGCGTCCTCTTCCATGTGTATTTCCTTGATCCTGATTGATTTTTTAACGCCGTTTGCTTCTATATCGATATGTCCGTTTTGGCAAATAGGCAGATAAAGCTGTGAAACTTGATAAGCTTTAGGGAGATCGGGGTAAAAATAATTTTTCCTGTCAAATTTATTATATTTTGTTATTTCACAGTTAGTTGCGATGCCCGCTCTTATCGCATATTCAACAACCTGTTTGTTAAGCACGGGAAGCGTTCCCGGCATGCCTGTGCAAACTTCACATACATGAGTATTAGGTTCTCCTCCGAATTCCGTTGAGCAGGAGCAGAAAATTTTTGTTTTGGTGGAGAGCTCCGTATGGACCTCTAATCCAAGGGTGGTTAAAAATTCCATATCATCACGCCTCCTTTACTTCTTTCAAAACTGGTTTCTTAGTATGATAATCCGTATTTTGCTGGAATGTATATCCGACATTCATAATTGTATTTTCGCTGAAAGGCTTGCCTGTAATCTGAAGCCCAACGGGAAGCCCTTCACTGTCAAAACCGCATGGCACAACCATTGAAGGCAATCCCGCAAGGTTTACTGAAACCGTATATATATCGCCCAAGTACATTTTTAACGGATCGCTTAAGTTTTCGCCTATTTTAAGCGCCGTTGTAGGCGCGGTAGGGCTTAAAATCGCATCATATTTTTCAAATGCGTCGTCAAAGCTTTTCTTGATAACGGCTTTAACCTTGAGCGCCTTCTTATAGTAAGCGTCATAGTAGCCGCTTGAAAGAACAAAGGCGCCTATTAAGATCCTTCTTTTAACTTCCGTTCCAAACCCTTGGCTTCTTGACTTATAGTATAAATCCGTCAAATCATCAAAGTCGGGAGCCGAATACCCGTATTTAATGCCGTCAAAACGCGACAAGTTGCTGCTTGCCTCGGCGCATGCAATAATATAGTACGCTGGTATTGCATATTTAAGCGACGGCATTTCAAATTCCTCAATATACGCCCCCAGTTCTTCAAGCTTATTAACGGCTTCAAGCACGCTCTTTTTAACTTCAGGGTTAAGCCCTTCGCCGAAATAGTCTTTAGGAATCCCAATTTTCATGCCTTTAACATTGTTTTCAAGCGAAATTTTAATAGGCCCCATATCAACCGATGTGCTGTCCTTTGGATCATGCCCGCTTATAACGGACAAAACCTCTGCAATGTCCTCAACATTTTTACCCATAGGCCCTATCTGATCAAGGGATGAAGCATATGCAATAAGACCATATCTTGAAACGGTTCCATATGTCGGCTTTATGCCCGTTATTCCGCAAAAAGCGCACGGCTGGCGTATCGATCCGCCTGTATCGGAACCAAGGGTATAATAAACTTCATCAGCCGCAACAGCCGCCGCCGAACCGCCGCTGGAGCCGCCCGGAGCCCTGTTTTCGCCCCAAGGGTTAACGGTAGGGCCATAAAACGAAGTTTCCGTTGTCGAACCCATTGCAAACTCGTCCATGTTAAGCTTGCCTAAGAGTATAGCCCCGGCGTCCTCAAGGCGTTTTACTGCAGTTGACGAATACGTCGGCTTAAACCCTTTAAGTATTTTTGATGAACATGTCGTTAAAATACCTTCTGTACACATATTGTCTTTAACGGCCATAGGCACTCCGGCAAGCGGCGACGTTAAAATACCGCCGTCAATTTTCTTCTGCACTTCCTCGGCCTGTTTTAAAGCCCTCTCGCCGCATATATCAACAAAAGCATGATACGTTTTATCGATTCTTTCTATATTTGAAATAGTATCTTTCGTTACTTCAACTACGCCCAGTTCTTTTGATTTTATTTTTCTGCCTATTTCAAGGGCAGTCATTTTATTTAATTCCATTATATATGGCCCCTCCTATTCAACAGTTTTCGGAACTTTAAAGCAGCCGTCTTTTTTATCAGGCGCATTTAATGTTATAACATCCCTGTCAACAGACTCGCCCACAATATCTTCCCTAAAAACGTTCTTTACAGGGAACGCATGGCTCATTTCCTCAATATTTGTTGTGTCAAGGGAACTAAGAGTGTCCATATAATTTATGATTTTTTCCAATTCGCTTTTAGCGCTTTCCTTTTCGCTGTCATCAAGTTTCAGGCGTGCGAGGATACCGATGTAATCAATAATCTCATCTGTAACTTTCATTAAATTCTCCCTTTCATACAAATTACACAAAAACTATTGCCTCTTAATATATAGAAACAGTTTTGTATTAAAAAACTTCACTAAAAACCTATTTTATTACAATAACATAATTTTAACCTAAAATCAACGTATGCACGGCAATAATATTTATCGCCGTTTATTTAACACTTAAACAAAAAATATGTTATAATCGTATTATAGATTAAATTTTAACAAAAGTCTGCAAAGGAGAATAACAAATGGAAAACGCCGATCTTATTATAAATGGTATACAAGAAGACCGCGAAAAACAAAAAATATCAAAAAATACGGAACTTTTTATAGAACAAACGCTTCAATTTCAGGAACTTATGATGATGTATAACTCAGCTATCCGCGAAATAAGGACAAAACTTGAAACCCTTAACGACGATCTTGCCATGCGTTACAGCAGAAACCCTATAGAATTTATAACCCAGCGTATCAAAAAACCAATGAGTATTGTAAAGAAATTAAAATCAAGAAGTTATGACGTTTCATGTCCTTCAATAGTAAAAAACCTTAACGACGTCGCAGGAATAAGGGTAATATGTTCTTTTATAGACGATATATACCGCGTTTCGGATATGCTTACATCCCAGGATGATATTACATTAATAGCGGTAAAAGACTACATAAAAAACCCAAAACCAAACGGCTACAGAAGTTACCACATCATAGTGGAAATACCGGTATTTTTCTCAGACAGGAAAGAAAACATACGGGTTGAAATACAATTCAGGACTATAGCGATGGACTTTTGGGCAAGCCTTGAACATACGCTTAAATATAAAAGGAATATACCGAATGAAAGCATGATTTCGAGCCGTCTTTACAACTGTGCCGAAATAATATCGTCCATTGACAGGGAAATGCTGAATATACGCAATGAAATTGACGAAAACGGCGAACCTGTCGAAGATGATGCAATAAGCAAGCTTGAACGCCTGTCAAACGGACTTATCCGCCCAAACTATCAATAAATAACAATACCGCGGCTTTGCGGCCGCGGTATTTTAATGTATTGAAAACGCATAACCAAAAAAACAATTTACATTTGCAGATGTCTGCAAGGCATAAAATACCTTCATTATTTACATGCAAAACTGAATTTGAAATAAACGGCTTTTTATATCATAATTAAAAATTCAGCTGTTCCGATAAATTAATAAAGCTATAGCCTGTATTAAAAATCGATTTTTAAGTTTTATTTATTTACGCGTTACAGATTTAAATTGCAACCGTATCTAAAAATTTACATTTTAACAGCTTTGTCATATTATAAATTATTTCTCCCTCAGCTCTGCCCCGAATTCCTCTTTAAGGGATGCAAGTATCCTGTCCATTACGGAATTTACCTCATCGTCCACCAATGTCCGTTCAGAAGCCCTGAAAGTTAACGAATATGATACGGATTTCAGCCCTTTTTCAATCTGGCCGCCTGTATATACGTCAAAAAGGGATATTTCTTCAAGGAGTTTTCCTCCTTTTTTCTTAATAACCTTTTCAATATCCTTAACAAATACGCCGCTGTCAACAACCATTGAAATATCCCTTGTCATTGCAGGGAATTTCGGCAGAGGCTTATACTCGCGAACCATATCGCTTTTTGCAAATACAGTTTCAATATCAATTACGGCAATATATACTCTCGTGCCGATAGAATAATTTTTAGCTACAGTCGGATGAAGCTCCCCTATATATCCGAAGCTTTCGCCGTTTACAGAAACGTCGGCGGTCCTTCCCGGATGCATCCAGCTTATATTTTTATTTGGTATATATTCAACCTCTTTATCCATGCCAACCGCTTCAAAAAGATTCTCTGCAATGCCTTTAAGCCTGTAGAAATCGCATCCCGCGCCATACATTCCAATCGTAAGTTTCTTTGGTTCGTCCGGGAGCTCTGTCAGAGGAAGAGATTTTGGTATATAAACTTTGCCTACTTCAAACAGCGCCGCTTCCATATTTCTCCTGTTGTAATTTGTAGAGAGGGAATTAAGCATGCTGTTTAAAGTTGTGGTTCTCATAACAGAAAAATCTTCACCGAGCGGATTCAATATCTTAATAGAATTCCTTAAATGCGAGTCTTTTTCTATATTAAGCTTATCATAAACTTTAGGGCTCTCGAATGTAAAATTCATAGCCTCAAAGATGCCGTTTTTAATCATTGTTTGTTTAATTATATCTTCAATTATCTGGCTGTACGTCTTTTTGCCTACAGTAGGCGTCCCAGCCGCAAGCGTAGGCTCTATTTTATCATATCCGTAAAATCTCGCAACCTCCTCGGCAAGATCCGCCTGAGCTTCAAGATCCGGCCTGAAAGTAGGTATTGTTACAACTCTTCTTTTCCTGTCAACATCAATTTCAAGACGTTTAAATATTTCAACCATTTCGTCCTCTGAAATATCTGTCCCAAGCAGTCTGTTTATCCATTCCGGATCGTATGAAAGTTCCCACGGCTCCCTTTTATTCGGATAACAGTCCACAGCGCCTTTTACAACCTCGCCGCATCCCAAAAGTTCCACAAGCTGAACGGCCCTGTCTGCCGCAATCCTGTTTAAATTAGGATCCAAACCCTTTTCATACTTGCTTGACGCGTCAGTTCTCAAACCTACTTTTTTAGCCGTTATCCTTACGCTCGGCCCGTTAAAATTAGCAGATTCAAATAACACTGTTTCCGTATCGCCTGTAATCATAGAGTTTTCGCCGCCCATAACTCCCGCAATGGCCACCGCCTTATTAGGATCCGAGATAACAAGCATGGAAGGATCCAGCTGCCTTTCAACTCCGTCGAGCGTCTTGAATTTCTCGCCTTCTTTTGCATTCCTTACGATAATCTTATGTTCGTCAATAGTGTCAATGCTGAAAGCGTGCAGAGGCTGGCCCATTTCAGCCATTACATAGTTAGTTATATCGACAATGTTATTTATCGGCCTAATCCCGACTGAACGCAGCCTTTTCCTCATCCACCTGGGAGACGGGCCTATTTTTACGTTTTTAACAATCCTTGCGACATATCTTGGACAAAGATCGGGATTTAATATCTCAACCGATACCATTGAATTAATATCCCCGTCTGCCGTTTCATTTACTTTTATTTCCGGCATACGAAAAACTTTTTTGTATGTTGCCGCCGCTTCCCTCGCGATTCCCAACATGCTGAAACAGTCCGGCCTGTTTGAAGTTATTTCAAATTCAACCGAAGTGTCAATTAAATCGAGAGCTTCCCTTGCGTCCATTCCGAGCTCTTTTTCTTCCGGGAATATATAAATACCGTTTTCGGGAGCTTCCGGGAAATCATGCCTGTCGCATCCCAGTTCCTCAACGGAACAAAGCATGCCGTTGCTTTCAACTCCCCTTAACTTTCCTTTTTTTATCTTTACGCCGTTTGCAAGGTGCGAACCGTCTGTTGCAACAGGAACATAGGCGCCCGCAAAAAGATTTGTCGCCCCCGTTACAATTTGGAGAGGTTCATTCTTTCCTATATCGATTTTAGTTACGACAAGTTTATCGGCGTCTGGATGCTTTTCAATAGAAAGCACTTTTCCAACAACAACGCCCGTAATATCCGACGCAATTTCAGTATATCCTTCAACCTTTGAACCCGATAAGGTTATATCCTCGACAAAATCTTTAATATCGGCGTCTATGTCAACATAGTCCTTTAACCATGACATTGAAATATCCATTTGTATCTTCCTCCTCAATTAGAATTGCTTTAAGAATTTAACGTCATTTTCAAATAAAAGCCTAAGATCTGTTATTCCGTAACGCTGCATTGCAACGCGCTCAAGCCCCATTCCGAAAGCAAATCCACTGTAAACTTCAGGATCAATGCCGCTCATTTTAAGCACTTTAGGGTGAACCATGCCGCACCCTAAAAGTTCTATATATCCTTCGCCTTTACAAACTTTGCATCCCTTTCCGCCGCATGCAAAACATGTAACGTCCATTTCGGCGCTCGGCTCCGTAAACGGGAAATGATGCGGCCTGAATCTTACTTTAACATCTTCTCCGAAAAGCTCCTTTGCAAAAACCGCAAGAGCCCCTTTAAGATCCCCCATTGTTATTCCTTTATCTACGACAAGCCCCTCCAACTGATGGAATATAGGCGAATGTGTCGCATCAACATTATCGGAACGGTAAACGGTTCCTGGGCATACAACCCTTATAGGCAGACTGCCCTTTTCCATTGTCCTTACCTGCACCGGAGAAGTTTGCGTTCTCAAAACAATATCGCTGTTTATATAAAACGTATCCTGTTCGTCTTTAGCCGGATGGTTTGCCGGTATATTTAAAGCCTCAAAATTGTAATAATCTTTTTCAATTTCCGGCCCTTCCGCAATAGAATATCCCATGCCTATAAATATATTTGTTATCTCGTCTATAACCGTAGTCATAGGGTGTTTGTGCCCGCTTGGCTCAGCCTTTCCCGGCATTGTAACGTCTATGCTTTCAGCCTCAAGCCTGTTTTTCATCTCAAGTTCGGCAAGCTTGTTCTTTGCCTCCTCGATTTTTGTTTCAATATCGTTTCTTATTTCGTTCGCAAGCTGGCCGATAACCGGTCTTTCCTCATTCGATAAATCTTTCATTCCTTTAAGTATAGCCGTCAGCTCGCCCTTTTTGCCGAGAAGTTTAACTTTAAGGTCGTCAAGCTCCTTTGTTTCCTTAATATCCGACAGCCTGTTTAAGGCCATGTCATGAATATCTTTCAGTTGTTTTTTCATTTCCGATGCTCCCTTCAAAAATCATACAAAAAAGCCCCCGCCCCTGTTAATCAAGGGACGAAGGCAAAATTCCGCGGTACCACCCATATTCCCGCTCATGCGGGCTCTCTTTCATGCTCTGACAAGCGTTAAGCGCATAACGCGCGCTAGACGTATTTTCCTACTTAAATCTCAGAAAGTTCAGAAAATAAGCTCCGGTGGGAACTTCAATATCAAATGCTTCCCGAAAATGCTTGCAGCCATGGCATTTCTTCTCTGGGCGGGGTTTCAGATACCTACTTTACACCTTCACAGCTTTTATCATTATCTTAATAATATTACCATAAAATTTATAATTGTCAATGCTATAATTAAAATAAACATTGCAATTTGTTAATAATATTGTTATACTAACGCGTAAACTATTTTTTTGTAAACGATTTCAGGAAGGAAATAATTAATGGAAAATTTGAAATTTGAAGATATGAATCTTCTGCCCGGCACGCTCAAAGCCGTTTTAGATATGGGTTTTGAGGAGGCAACTCCTATTCAAAGCCAGGCAATACCAATTATAATGTCCGGACGCGATATAATCGGCCAGTCACAAACGGGGACAGGCAAAACCGCTTCTTTCGGAATACCATGCCTAGAAAAAATCAATCCGAAAAGCCGCAGCCTTCAAGCCCTCATACTGTGCCCTACAAGGGAACTTACAATCCAAGTAAGCGAAGAATTCAGGAAGCTTTTAAAATTCAGGAGCAATATAATGGTGCTTCCTATATACGGCGGTCAGCCTATAGACAGGCAGATTACGGCGTTAAAAAAAGGCGTTCAGGTTGTAATCGGCACTCCCGGGCGCGTTATGGATCATATGAAACGCCGCACATTAAAAATGGAATCCGTTAAATACGCCGTACTTGATGAAGCCGACGAAATGCTCGATATGGGATTTAGGGACGATATAGAAGAAATACTTTCTAAAGTTCCGCAAGAAAGGCAGACAGTTATGTTTTCAGCAACAATGTCGCCGGAAATTATGGATCTTTCAAAAAAATATCTCAGAGATCCGGAACTTGTAAAAATAACAAGAAAAGAACTTACGGTCCCTCAAATAGAACAAGTATATTTTGACGTAAAGGAAAAATATAAGCTTGAAGCCCTTTGCAGGCTCATTGATATATATTCGCCGAAACTTGCCGTTGTGTTCTGCAATA
Above is a window of Anaerotignum faecicola DNA encoding:
- the gatC gene encoding Asp-tRNA(Asn)/Glu-tRNA(Gln) amidotransferase subunit GatC; the encoded protein is MKVTDEIIDYIGILARLKLDDSEKESAKSELEKIINYMDTLSSLDTTNIEEMSHAFPVKNVFREDIVGESVDRDVITLNAPDKKDGCFKVPKTVE
- a CDS encoding phenylalanine--tRNA ligase subunit alpha encodes the protein MKKQLKDIHDMALNRLSDIKETKELDDLKVKLLGKKGELTAILKGMKDLSNEERPVIGQLANEIRNDIETKIEEAKNKLAELEMKNRLEAESIDVTMPGKAEPSGHKHPMTTVIDEITNIFIGMGYSIAEGPEIEKDYYNFEALNIPANHPAKDEQDTFYINSDIVLRTQTSPVQVRTMEKGSLPIRVVCPGTVYRSDNVDATHSPIFHQLEGLVVDKGITMGDLKGALAVFAKELFGEDVKVRFRPHHFPFTEPSAEMDVTCFACGGKGCKVCKGEGYIELLGCGMVHPKVLKMSGIDPEVYSGFAFGMGLERVAMQRYGITDLRLLFENDVKFLKQF
- the pheT gene encoding phenylalanine--tRNA ligase subunit beta; translation: MDISMSWLKDYVDIDADIKDFVEDITLSGSKVEGYTEIASDITGVVVGKVLSIEKHPDADKLVVTKIDIGKNEPLQIVTGATNLFAGAYVPVATDGSHLANGVKIKKGKLRGVESNGMLCSVEELGCDRHDFPEAPENGIYIFPEEKELGMDAREALDLIDTSVEFEITSNRPDCFSMLGIAREAAATYKKVFRMPEIKVNETADGDINSMVSVEILNPDLCPRYVARIVKNVKIGPSPRWMRKRLRSVGIRPINNIVDITNYVMAEMGQPLHAFSIDTIDEHKIIVRNAKEGEKFKTLDGVERQLDPSMLVISDPNKAVAIAGVMGGENSMITGDTETVLFESANFNGPSVRITAKKVGLRTDASSKYEKGLDPNLNRIAADRAVQLVELLGCGEVVKGAVDCYPNKREPWELSYDPEWINRLLGTDISEDEMVEIFKRLEIDVDRKRRVVTIPTFRPDLEAQADLAEEVARFYGYDKIEPTLAAGTPTVGKKTYSQIIEDIIKQTMIKNGIFEAMNFTFESPKVYDKLNIEKDSHLRNSIKILNPLGEDFSVMRTTTLNSMLNSLSTNYNRRNMEAALFEVGKVYIPKSLPLTELPDEPKKLTIGMYGAGCDFYRLKGIAENLFEAVGMDKEVEYIPNKNISWMHPGRTADVSVNGESFGYIGELHPTVAKNYSIGTRVYIAVIDIETVFAKSDMVREYKPLPKFPAMTRDISMVVDSGVFVKDIEKVIKKKGGKLLEEISLFDVYTGGQIEKGLKSVSYSLTFRASERTLVDDEVNSVMDRILASLKEEFGAELREK
- a CDS encoding GTP pyrophosphokinase family protein translates to MENADLIINGIQEDREKQKISKNTELFIEQTLQFQELMMMYNSAIREIRTKLETLNDDLAMRYSRNPIEFITQRIKKPMSIVKKLKSRSYDVSCPSIVKNLNDVAGIRVICSFIDDIYRVSDMLTSQDDITLIAVKDYIKNPKPNGYRSYHIIVEIPVFFSDRKENIRVEIQFRTIAMDFWASLEHTLKYKRNIPNESMISSRLYNCAEIISSIDREMLNIRNEIDENGEPVEDDAISKLERLSNGLIRPNYQ
- the gatA gene encoding Asp-tRNA(Asn)/Glu-tRNA(Gln) amidotransferase subunit GatA, with translation MELNKMTALEIGRKIKSKELGVVEVTKDTISNIERIDKTYHAFVDICGERALKQAEEVQKKIDGGILTSPLAGVPMAVKDNMCTEGILTTCSSKILKGFKPTYSSTAVKRLEDAGAILLGKLNMDEFAMGSTTETSFYGPTVNPWGENRAPGGSSGGSAAAVAADEVYYTLGSDTGGSIRQPCAFCGITGIKPTYGTVSRYGLIAYASSLDQIGPMGKNVEDIAEVLSVISGHDPKDSTSVDMGPIKISLENNVKGMKIGIPKDYFGEGLNPEVKKSVLEAVNKLEELGAYIEEFEMPSLKYAIPAYYIIACAEASSNLSRFDGIKYGYSAPDFDDLTDLYYKSRSQGFGTEVKRRILIGAFVLSSGYYDAYYKKALKVKAVIKKSFDDAFEKYDAILSPTAPTTALKIGENLSDPLKMYLGDIYTVSVNLAGLPSMVVPCGFDSEGLPVGLQITGKPFSENTIMNVGYTFQQNTDYHTKKPVLKEVKEA